In Nitrosarchaeum sp., the sequence GGCACAACAAATTTGCTTTAGCTTGAGGAATTAAAAGTTGTCTTTATCACCAAACATAGTAAAAAAACACAAGATCATGATGAGATAATCAGGGATTAAACAATTAATCAAGATGCAACTAAAATCAATAAAATGTAAATTTAATCAGAGGATAATTTTTTCAGCTTATTTTGAACTGCTTCTTGTATTTCCTTTTCCAATTTTTCTTGTTCTTCTACAAGCATTTTCTTCATTGCCTTTTCGACATAGTTTTTACCCATTTTGCTTCAACATATTATGAAATAGGTAAGAAATAAGGACATCGAATTTTCATGAGAATTTCAATGTCATTATAGCAATTTATGCAATATGCATGATTAATGTTTGGCGATTTGATCATAAATGAAAGTATTATTCATTAATTGCTAATCAGACTTTCCAAATTATGTCTTTTTTTCCACTTCTTTTATTTAAAACACGCCCCAATACAAAAAAAAGATCAGATAAACGATTTACATACTTGATACAGTTGTCGTTGATTTTTTCTTCTTCACTTAGCATTATGATGAATGTTTCAGCTCTTCGTGTTACAGTTCGAATATGATGTAGTTGTGATGCTAAAATCGTTCCACCAGGCAAGATAAAATTGGTCAAAGGAACTAATTCGGATTCATATTTATCAATATTTTTCTCTAAATTCGATATCATATCTGTAGTAACTCTATTTTTTTTATCTTCTAATTTAGGATTAGAAAGATCAGCTCCAATTACAAATAATTCATTTTGAATTAAATTTAGTAAAATAGCAATATCTTTATCGATTTCATATGATTGTATAATACCCAACAATGCATTTGTTTCATCAATTGCACCGTACGCTATAATTCGTGGGTTTGATTTTGATACCCTCAAATTACCTTGTAAACCAGTAGTTCCATCATCGCCAGTCTTTGTATATATTTTCAATAACGTATGAAAAATCGATTAAACTATTATGTTGTTCGAATTATTTATTATGGCATACTTGTAAATGCAATAGTTGTACGGATTTTTCACATGTCATGATTCAGAATTTGATAAAAATCACAAAATAACTCAAATCATTATTGCAGATCTTAAAATCCATCATCATATTAAACAATTTTAAAGCCTTGATTATTGATTTTTTTAACACATCTGCAAAATTAAAAAAAATACCTCGTCAGGGATGGATTGATAAATTATTGATAAATGATCCAGAATCTGTAGCAGAACACACTTTTTCAATGGCAGTAATTGGAATGATTTTTGCAGATTTAGAAGGATACAATACAGAAAAAATTTTAAAAATTATCCTATTACACGACATAGCAGAGGCTGTAATTGGAGATATCACTCCAGAAAAAATGCCAATACAAAGAAAAACAAAATTAGAAAATAATGCAATGAAAAAAATTCTCAGTAATTTACCAAAGAAGTTACAGAAACAATACAATGAACTTTGGATTGAATATCAATTAAATCACTCTAAAGAGGCTCAATTAGTTCATCAAATAGACAAATTAGAAATGGCATTACAGGCAAAAACCTATTCAAATGAAGGACATTCTGAAAAATCATTGGCCTCATTTTTTAAGACTGCAGAAAACGAAATTAGAGATCCAAAGTTAATAGAGATATTTAAAAAAATAGTATCCAAATAACGATATGTCTGAAAAAAGCAAAGACAAATTAATTGAAGCGCAAAAACAAATCATAGGTATACTTTTTGAGGTAATCAAACGATTACAAGCAAATAATGATCTTGATGATGAGTATTTTCAAATTATCTCATCTGAAGATAAATCAAAAAAAGAAAGACTAGAAAAAATCCTAATTGAGAGAGAAGAGAACGCAAAAATTGTGGGACGTTTATTAGAGCAATTAGAAATTTGATATTGATTTTAAAGTACTAATCATCTGAAATAATTTTCAGTCTTGCTGTTTGTTCAAACTTGTCTTGAACATAGTGAGAAAGGTTGATCACTCGGACTCTTGTCTGCTTATTTGTCCAACTACCCTCATTTTCAAACCATGATTCAATATCATCAACATCATATCTTTCACCACTCTTTAGTATAGTTTTGAAAATTAATTTTATCTCTTCTATGTCTTGCTCTTTTAGATTATTTTTGTCCTCCACTAATGTGGTAATTTCGTTTAATTTTATAATTACATTGTTTGTAAGAGGCATGATTCTATCAAATTAAGAAGATATAACAGTCTTTTGAGATATTGTTTTTATAACAATCAAATCTTCTTTGAGTCGTGCAGTATTTTCAAGCCTTAAAAACAGGACAAAAAAGAGTGGCAGAAGCTAGAGAATATCTTAACAAACTGACTAATGGAAAAGCAATGCCTGCACTGGCACTACGAGATAACAAATCAAACGTCTGGGACCCAGTTGGTGAGGAAAATCTTTATGCATTTGTTGATGAATCTGCAGGATTTGTGTTAACAGATAACAGCGGGTACATACTTGCTTTGGTTGACAAATATGGTATTTCTAAAACAATTGTTCAAGGGGTAACTAAAACACAAAAAGAAATCTTGGAGCAATCATTTCAAAAAGACAACATTCCAGAATACAAAGGCAAGGTAACTCTACCAGTATAATTGAAATTTTTTTACCAAAAATAGTCAAATAAAATCAGCGTAAAGCTTTTGTTATCATCAGATTTAGAATAACAATTGGCAAAATACACACAAGAGATTGAAGTAGACGGGCATCTTATTGACTCATCAATTTTAACAAAAATATTTGACAAGATAATGGATCTTCACGGAGAATTTCAAGTAGAAGAAATCAACATAGGAAAAAAGAAAAAAGACCCATCATATGCACGGTTATCAGTTACAGGTAAAAATCAAAAACATCTAGATGAGATTTTAGAAACAATTTATCGTGAAGGGGCAGTCTCAAAAATACAAAAAGGAATTTCATTAAAAAAAGCACCAAAAGACATGGTAATGCCAGATGACTTTTACAGTACCACCAATAACCATACTCGAGTTTTTCACAATAAACAATGGATTCAAGTTGAAAATATGATGATGGATAAATGCATTGTAGTAAAAAACAACAGAGCGTTTTGTGTCCCTGTAAGGGATGTTAAAAAAGGAGACAACATTATTGTTGGAGAAAGTGGAATAAAGATCACGCCACCTGAGCGTCCAAGAGAAGGTGTTAATGTTTTTGAGTTTATGGGAAGCTCAAGTTCCAGTGAAAGACCAACTCAACATATTGCAAAAAAAGTAGCAGAAGACATTTACAAGACAAAAAAGAACGGCGGAAAAATTGTAGTTGTTGGTGGTCCTGCAATAGTACATACCGGTGCAGCTGATGCCGTTGCAGAGTTGATCAAACTAGGGTTTATTGACGGAGTTTTAGCTGGAAACGCTTTAGCCGTACATGATATTGAATATGCCACACTTGGAACATCGCTTGGAATGAATGTTCATGATGCAACTTTGGCATATCGTGGACATCGAAATCATATGGAGACCATAAATGCTGTTTTCCGTGCCGGTTCAATTTCAAATATGGTTAAGACAAAAAAATTAACACGCGGAATAATGTATCAATGTGTGAAAAATAAAATCCCATTTGTATTGGCAGGGTCTATTCGTGATGATGGACCATTACCAGATGTAATTACAGATGTTGCAGAGGCACAAAGAGAGTACAAAAAAGTTCTCAAAGATGCAAACATGGTAATTATGATCTCTACAATGTTGCACTCTATTGCAACTGGTAACATGTTACCTGCAAACGTCAAAGTTGTTGTAGTCGATATCAATCAGCCAACAGTTACCAAGCTTATGGATAGGGGCACTTGGCAGGCATTAGGTATAGTTACGGATGTTGGTGCATTTTTGCCAATGGTGTTACAACAGATTAAAAAAATGAAAAAATAACTCAAGGAGTTAATCTAGGATGTTGAATATGCATTCCATCCCCATCTAAAACTATAGGATGAATCTGTTGACTGTGTTTTATTCCACGCATCTTTGTTACCTGAATTGTTCTTTCCATGGTATCTTCTTTTCTTGTATGTCTGAGTTGAATAATCCCTGATGTAACAAACCATTCCAAAGGAATCTCGTTGTTTTCTGAATGTTCTGATATTATCAGAGATGTCACGCCATAATTTTCTAATGCCTGAATCATTCCTTGCAATCCCTGTCTCATGTAAAATTTGTCCAAATACTGCATTGCAAGAATTGTAACAGAGTCAATTACCACTCTTTTTGCTTCGATTCTTTTGATGCTGCTTAGCAACAACTTTGTCAAATGCTCAAATGGCATCTGCTCTCCTCGGTACAGAGAATCATCTTTGCCAATAATCTCGTCTTGAATCTTAAACGGTCTTGCATCAATCATCATGATTTTGTCTTTGTTGATTAAATCATCAAAATCCCACCCAAATGATTTGCAGTCATTTTTTATCTCATCAATATTTTGTGACATTGTTATGTATACGCCTGGCTCATCAAAGTCACGTGCCCCAGAATACAGGAATTGCAAGCCAAATGTTGTTTTTCCACTGCCAGGTGGGCCTGAAATGATTATAGATCTATCTTTTTTTAATCCACCAGAAATTATAGAATCTAGTCCAGGAATCCCTGTTTTTACTTTGGAATAAGTATAATCCATATCTACAAAGAGAGAAGATAGAATTTTCTATATAAAGAGAGAGACTAGTTTGATTCTAACAAAGAAAATCAACACAAACTATTACAAATGAATGTTCTTTGAATTGGTCCAAAGAGATTCAAAGAGTAATTTCATTGAATATACAAGTGATTTTGAATTAGTCCACATTGCAAATGGTTCTGTTGTAGAGTTTGCATTTTTGGTAAAGAACAATAATTCAGAGTCATCTTTTAGAATAAAGCACAAGTGGTTTTGAATGTCTTTATCTAGTTTTTTGATATTTTTTCTTTCCAGATTATCAAATATGTATGTAGTTTTATCTGAACATGCACTTAGTAATCTAAACTGCTGTTTTGACTTTACAAAGGATTCTAAAAACTCACCATGATACAATTTGATATAGTCTTTTTCAGAACCGAGGATTAAAAATTCATCTTTAAAGTTATCAGTCATTTCAGTGATTTTTGATTGAATTTGATTTGCACCTTGGAGCATTTGGAATTTTTCTTCAACTTCATCGTGTAATGAATCAAAAGTAGGAATGTTATCCCATAATTCAGATAAGCCTTTTTCCATATGTTCTAAAGATTTGACTCGCTCTTTTTCAGCATTTACTAAAATCCATATTGCTTTGTTTAATGGAGATGCTGTAAATTGAATCGGATGTTGAAATGTTGCAGAAACGATTCCTTTGTTTTGTAATGCTGATAGTAAATGATATGTTTCAGTTCTTGGTAATTTCAGTGCCTTGCATACTTCAGGTGCTGTCTTTGCACCGTATTTTCCAAGATAAATAAACACCTTACTTTGATTTGATGTCAATCCATATTGCAAGAGTTCTGATTGAACTTTATCAATGGACAATTTGTACTCATACAACTGTGTATCTGGAGTAGAGTCAAATATCGAAGTTTGTGTTTCTATGGTCATGTTTTTTCTGGATCCTCAATAAGAAAGGACTAGGCTATATTGTGGTATAGCTAAGAAGTTTTGATCGGATCGATCGTATTTCTTATTTTCTTTATATATGAAATTATTATAAAATAAGTGGTTTTTTAACATAATCCTTCACTATACGCCTACTTTTAGTAAATTTTCTTGGGAAATTGCATTTCCAGTGTAGATCGACTTAAATGAAAAATTCTTCCTAATGTCACTTGATTTGATAAATGATAGTTGAAGTGGACCGCTTGAACCTAGAAAAACAATACAGGCCATGTCTTCTTTGAGGCCTTTTTCCATGATGTTTTTTAATGCAGATAATGTTCTTTCCAGATTTTCTTGTTTTGACTTTAATTCATCAATTGCCTTAAAATATAATTCAAGTTCTCCTTTTAGTCCAATTCCGTTGTATATCATAATTTGATCAAGATTATACCAATTTGGGCTATCTTTTTTAGATAATTTTTTTGGTTTTTCCTGAGTTTTTTTATCTGGAGTTTTTTTATTGTTTTTAGAATCATTTTTAGAATCAGTCATTTTGTCATCAGATTTTTTTTTATCTGTTGGATCTCCATCTAACTTTGATTTTAATTCTAAAAATTCAGGATCGTCTTTTGAAAATTCTTCGTTTGTTCTAATTTTTTCACCTAAGATATTAGAATATTCAGATATTATTTGCCCTACTTCTTCTATCTCTTTTTCTAGATTTGATTTTAGAGCATTGACTGTCTTGTACTTACGAATCAGTTTATACAACGTTTTCAGTGTTCTCCGTTGAGGGCACCATGTTTGGTAGGTTTTCTTTTAGTTGAGATAATGTGTTTAATTGTTTTGTAGCTGTTCTTAAGAAAGTGATTTTTTCTGTAAGATATGCTTTTTGTGTTTGAATTAATCCAATTAACTGGGGAGTAACATATTCAATTATTTGGGTGATTGTTTCAGGTGGATAATCTGAAAACTTTTTAGTTTCTGTTTTACCATTTGATAATTTGATGATTAAATCCAAATTAGGTAACAAGACAATGTTGCTATCAGATGGGAGATTAAATATTTGAGGATGAACATTTACTGAAAAACTCAGAAATTCTGTAATTATTTTTAATGCATTATGTAGGTCATCGATAATGTTTGTTTTTTGATCTTCTAGCTCATAGATTTGCATTGATTCTTCAATCAATGTGTTTAGTTGAGCCAGAGTGCTTGCTCCAGATGCAATAGGATCAATATTTGCCACTGTGGAATTTGATTCATGTGAAGATACAGATGTAGTGGAAACAGATTGATCTTGCTCAGCACTCATTGTAGGATCACTAGGATCAGTAGATTCAGCAGACTGCATACGCTATTTGGTAGGAGAAAATTACATTAAAAGTTGTATGTATTCTAATGTTACAGAATTTTGCTAGGCTCAATATAGTCAATTGTGCCTAAAAATTAGAATTGAGCCTAATTTATTAAAAAATAGTTAATCCTGAACCTTTACTCTACCCATTTCAAGATTTCTTAGAAACGTAGAACCTTCTTCATCATATCCATTGATAAATACAAACATGTCATATTCTCCTGCAGGAATTTCAGTACCGCCTGATACGTCTCTGTCAGGTCTATTTTGAATATCCCAAAAGTAGATTTTTCCAATATTATCAACTGGAATAAATATACTGTCTCTGTCCTCATCAACTCTCCATTCGTTATTACCACCACCGGTATTACATGGGTCTGATTCTGTAGAATTTACCGAACAAATAATTCCGGCATATGAAACATCGCCATCAGGATCCTTGAATACAGCTCTTGTTCCTTGATACACAAGCCAGCTGCCTTCCGGACCTACATTGTATATGGTTACTTCCAATCTATCACTTTTATCATATGTCCAATACGATATGAATGGAGTATCAGGTGGAGGAATTTGTATAAGACTAGATGTTGGAGTATGTGTCTCATCATCTATTTTAAAATTTAATTGAAGAGGGTACCACACGTTAGGAGTAGACTCGACATAATTAACAGTAAAATTCAGTCTATCAAGATTAGACATTGTAACATTACTTAATGGAATTGTATAATTAAAAACACCATAAGTTGAATCATCATCAACGCCATTTCCCATGGAATCATAAAATGGAACATCAAGATCAATTGCAGTTGCAATTGTTTCTGTGTTTATACCAAGTACAAAATCCGATTTGGTAAATGATATGTTGATTTTATGTGCAGCTATTCCATAATTAGTACGAGCCAATTCTAAAACTTCTGGACTTGCACTGAGTTCTTTATTGTTCCAATGTATAACATCATCAATCATACCGTGAAACCAATTACCGTTTTCTGCAGAATTACTACCAATGTACCATTTACCATCAGTGTCAACAGAGTCAGTTCCAGGATGATTAACATTTTCATTTATTGTCTCAAGAGTATTACCTGCAAGATCAGTAACATACAAATCACAACGATCGTTTTGAGATTTTCTAACAGCAGCGATATGATACCATTGTTGATCATCATATCGGTTTACACTTTTACATGTAGTTGTGTCACTACCCCCAACATCCATATTAAATTCAAATACCACTTTTCCAGTATTTGCCTCCAAAAAGATTCTATAGTAATCACATGATGGACAGGTACCTGAACCTTCAAATGCAACCATGTGTTGATCAGTAGATCCTACAGCTGCAGCGGTTTTGAACCAAAGGGTAGTAGTATCGGGTTTACTGGTAATATCATTTCCATTAGACGAACTTACATCATTAATGCTTCTAAAACATGTATTTACGCCATTAAAGACATATGCGCCAGAACCATGAGGTCCACCGTTAGCTGAATATGTGGGAGATTCTGCGCCAGATACAGAATACTCAATAGTCAAAATTGGAGCGTCAGAACCGCCACCAGTATCATATGAATCAGCTCTTCGTTTATCATTTGATGAACCAGAAACTCTTTCAACAAAGATGTTTATGTCTTGATTGTTATTCCAACCTGCTCTGTTAACAATTTCTTGAATAACTGAATTAAGTAGAGTATCAGGGGTAGAATAATAATTATTATTACTCCAATTTTCAGGGGACCAATTTGCACTTGCACTAGTACGAGGTCTGTTACTAGGAGATAAGTTGTTTGATGATTCAGAAAACGTTGTGGCATCATCTGTTGCTTCTGCATCAAATTTCAGAGTAATAGAATCGGAATCACTGCTATCTGCTCTGAAAGTCAAATATGCTTTTGAAATTATAGCATTTTTTGGAATATCTATATTTGTAAATCTCATTCCAACGTATTGATCTTCATTACCATCATAAGGCATTTCCAAATCGCTACTACCAGTATCTGTAGTTCCAGATGGGTTACGTTGTTCTGCATCGTCACTACTTGAATTAACTTGTACTGTTTCTGTAAATGATGCACAACCTTGAATGTCTCTATCAGAAGAACCTTCAGAGTTATCTTGAACTTCAGAGTTTGTGTTAAAATGAAATATCATATCTTCGCCTTCACCTACCAAACTATCAGGCATTGCTTCACTTTGTAAACGAAGTGAGGTCACCCAATCTCCAGCTGGAATATTTATTTCGTTAGAACCAGTATTGGTAAAAAATGTGGCAGGTGTAGAATCTAGATCAATTTTTAGACCATTACTGCCACCATCAGGACTTGCAGAGAACATTTGATATTGCCCAGATGGAGTTCGATCAGTTTCTTCATGAAGTATCAAAATACTACTATCTACACCATTTGATTGCAATCCTAAAGAAGAAATTGCGGTTCCGGATTCCAGAGCAGATAAGATATCTCGTACCTCAACAGTGGTAGTTGCAGTATTAGAAGGAATTCCATTTTCTAAAGAGGTGGTAAAATGAATTTGATTAGAATTGATACCTTCAATGGTGTAAGTCCATGTGAATGCAGCTGTCTCTCCAGGTTTAAGACGTGGATAAAATGAAGGGGTAGGACCAGACACATAAGTTGCACTACAATCTGGAATACAAGTACTGTCATCAATAGTAGGAAATTCGGTCGGAGTTAAATTCAAAATTGCAGCAGGATTTGTAGAGTTGTTTGTAACACGCATCAAAATAGTTGCATCAAACGAGTTGGAAATTGTTGGAGGAATAGAGCGTGCAGTTACATACAAACTAGATGAACCAACAGAATTTACATAAAATGTTTTAATTGTTCCCCTATCAGAGATCATTTTCATAGTATATCCTTTTGTAGAATCCATATCAAAATCTACAATGTCAAGCAAATTTACTTGATTACCAGGAGCAATAATTTCTCCAATATCAAATTTTCTAACAGAATCTGGAGTTCCAGTCTCTTCTATCCATAATGTTTTAACACCTAATGGAACTTGACCCGTATTAGTCACTACCCCGTCTAGTTTGTCTAAAGGAGTTATTTCTACAGATGTTATTTCAAAGGCTTCAGTTTGTTTCTCTTTTTGTCTTTTTTCTTCAGTGATTAGAGATTCAGAAAAATCACTTAAAATATTCATGCTATAAGTGACATAAGATAGAGATCCAATTACAATTGCTACAAGAAAAACAGTTCCAACTATTGCACTAAGGCCCCTATGACTCCTTATGGTGCGATCACCTGAGTTGTAAATTGATTTCCTCGCTCTGTAAATACAAAGATATCGATATCATCACCAGACATCCATGTATATGTGGCATTAGTACTAAAAGTACCACCAGTTACTATTCCACCATCAGTAAAATAGAAAATTTGCAAGTCTGTTAAACTTGTTCCATCAACAAATTTCATTTCAGTTACGTTAAGTCCCAATGTTCCAACATTTGACATCGTAACATTAACACACTTTCCAGGACAAGTAGAAGAGAACCAAACATTATCAAAAATAAGATCTTCGTTTATTTTATTTATTTGTGTAGAAAATGCCTCTTCAATTTCTTGTTTTTGAATTGCTAAATTACTATTTGACCACCCTAACATTGCAACCCCCAGTATACTTACAGCTGATATGACAATTGCACTTGTAACAACATTTGCAATAGCACGTCTATTTTTACAATACGTATGAGTTTTATTTTTAAGATATGTTTTATACGTTGTCATAATTTATTTTCACCACTAATACTGTTAACAATTGGTTAGAAATCATGATTATATGTTAGGTTGAGCAATATCTGGATTTTCTAATTCAGATTCATTAGTCATTTCTGTACTTGTAGAATCTCCAGTCATCTCGTTAGTATTTTCAATGACATCATTAGTTTCAGAGACAGTATTTTCAGATCCTATATTACCAGCACCCATTCCGCCAATTTGTATTGGAGGACATGACACATTGAGACTTTTTGAAAGCAAGAAAAATGTGGGAAATAATTCCTGATAAATTGTTGAGAGTATTTTTGGAACATCGTTTTCATCTTTACTAAGTATATCATCAAGTTCTTTTAAATCACCAGATATTTTGGTAACGCCTTCAATAGCAAGACGGACATTTTTAGGATTAGACAGAATTGTAAATCCGTATTTAAAAACAGAGTGTGTTTCTGTATTTTCAACCTCATCTATTGAGGCTTCAACATCATATTTGTGAAAAACCGTATTTTTTGGATTATTTTTACTCATGGAAATAGAGTTTAGTTCTACATTTATGTTCAATTTAATAAATAAGGCCTCCAGAATTCATTAAACAATGTGTATGTAACATTGGCACACACATAAGAGCATTAACTGTTTAATTAAAGAGATATTGTGCCTATGGAGCAAAAAAGAATCATATCTTCAGTGAATCATTCTAAGGTAAACACAGACAAGGTTAACCTATCAGTATCAATTTCCAAGATAAAAAAAGACACACACAAGTTATCAAAAATGTATGATTTTAAAAAATACATGGATTCCTCAGACATGATATTCCCATCAGAGATGCAAGATATGATACCAAAAGATACTCCGCCATATTTGGATAATGGAGAGCATTATGTAGAGAGAATTGGAAGGGCCCTAAAATTTTTCAAGCAATGTGCGTTAATTGGGCCCAGTGGAACTGGGAAAACACACATCGTCTATCTGGTAGCCGAATTGGCAGGACTTCCAATGTGGGAAATCAACTGTG encodes:
- a CDS encoding ATPase domain-containing protein, which produces MDYTYSKVKTGIPGLDSIISGGLKKDRSIIISGPPGSGKTTFGLQFLYSGARDFDEPGVYITMSQNIDEIKNDCKSFGWDFDDLINKDKIMMIDARPFKIQDEIIGKDDSLYRGEQMPFEHLTKLLLSSIKRIEAKRVVIDSVTILAMQYLDKFYMRQGLQGMIQALENYGVTSLIISEHSENNEIPLEWFVTSGIIQLRHTRKEDTMERTIQVTKMRGIKHSQQIHPIVLDGDGMHIQHPRLTP
- a CDS encoding hydrolase, whose product is MSEKSKDKLIEAQKQIIGILFEVIKRLQANNDLDDEYFQIISSEDKSKKERLEKILIEREENAKIVGRLLEQLEI
- a CDS encoding HD domain-containing protein → MQILKSIIILNNFKALIIDFFNTSAKLKKIPRQGWIDKLLINDPESVAEHTFSMAVIGMIFADLEGYNTEKILKIILLHDIAEAVIGDITPEKMPIQRKTKLENNAMKKILSNLPKKLQKQYNELWIEYQLNHSKEAQLVHQIDKLEMALQAKTYSNEGHSEKSLASFFKTAENEIRDPKLIEIFKKIVSK
- a CDS encoding helix-turn-helix domain-containing protein, which translates into the protein MTIETQTSIFDSTPDTQLYEYKLSIDKVQSELLQYGLTSNQSKVFIYLGKYGAKTAPEVCKALKLPRTETYHLLSALQNKGIVSATFQHPIQFTASPLNKAIWILVNAEKERVKSLEHMEKGLSELWDNIPTFDSLHDEVEEKFQMLQGANQIQSKITEMTDNFKDEFLILGSEKDYIKLYHGEFLESFVKSKQQFRLLSACSDKTTYIFDNLERKNIKKLDKDIQNHLCFILKDDSELLFFTKNANSTTEPFAMWTNSKSLVYSMKLLFESLWTNSKNIHL
- a CDS encoding LamG-like jellyroll fold domain-containing protein, producing the protein MNILSDFSESLITEEKRQKEKQTEAFEITSVEITPLDKLDGVVTNTGQVPLGVKTLWIEETGTPDSVRKFDIGEIIAPGNQVNLLDIVDFDMDSTKGYTMKMISDRGTIKTFYVNSVGSSSLYVTARSIPPTISNSFDATILMRVTNNSTNPAAILNLTPTEFPTIDDSTCIPDCSATYVSGPTPSFYPRLKPGETAAFTWTYTIEGINSNQIHFTTSLENGIPSNTATTTVEVRDILSALESGTAISSLGLQSNGVDSSILILHEETDRTPSGQYQMFSASPDGGSNGLKIDLDSTPATFFTNTGSNEINIPAGDWVTSLRLQSEAMPDSLVGEGEDMIFHFNTNSEVQDNSEGSSDRDIQGCASFTETVQVNSSSDDAEQRNPSGTTDTGSSDLEMPYDGNEDQYVGMRFTNIDIPKNAIISKAYLTFRADSSDSDSITLKFDAEATDDATTFSESSNNLSPSNRPRTSASANWSPENWSNNNYYSTPDTLLNSVIQEIVNRAGWNNNQDINIFVERVSGSSNDKRRADSYDTGGGSDAPILTIEYSVSGAESPTYSANGGPHGSGAYVFNGVNTCFRSINDVSSSNGNDITSKPDTTTLWFKTAAAVGSTDQHMVAFEGSGTCPSCDYYRIFLEANTGKVVFEFNMDVGGSDTTTCKSVNRYDDQQWYHIAAVRKSQNDRCDLYVTDLAGNTLETINENVNHPGTDSVDTDGKWYIGSNSAENGNWFHGMIDDVIHWNNKELSASPEVLELARTNYGIAAHKINISFTKSDFVLGINTETIATAIDLDVPFYDSMGNGVDDDSTYGVFNYTIPLSNVTMSNLDRLNFTVNYVESTPNVWYPLQLNFKIDDETHTPTSSLIQIPPPDTPFISYWTYDKSDRLEVTIYNVGPEGSWLVYQGTRAVFKDPDGDVSYAGIICSVNSTESDPCNTGGGNNEWRVDEDRDSIFIPVDNIGKIYFWDIQNRPDRDVSGGTEIPAGEYDMFVFINGYDEEGSTFLRNLEMGRVKVQD
- a CDS encoding DUF1104 domain-containing protein; this encodes MGKNYVEKAMKKMLVEEQEKLEKEIQEAVQNKLKKLSSD
- a CDS encoding TIGR00300 family protein; the encoded protein is MAKYTQEIEVDGHLIDSSILTKIFDKIMDLHGEFQVEEINIGKKKKDPSYARLSVTGKNQKHLDEILETIYREGAVSKIQKGISLKKAPKDMVMPDDFYSTTNNHTRVFHNKQWIQVENMMMDKCIVVKNNRAFCVPVRDVKKGDNIIVGESGIKITPPERPREGVNVFEFMGSSSSSERPTQHIAKKVAEDIYKTKKNGGKIVVVGGPAIVHTGAADAVAELIKLGFIDGVLAGNALAVHDIEYATLGTSLGMNVHDATLAYRGHRNHMETINAVFRAGSISNMVKTKKLTRGIMYQCVKNKIPFVLAGSIRDDGPLPDVITDVAEAQREYKKVLKDANMVIMISTMLHSIATGNMLPANVKVVVVDINQPTVTKLMDRGTWQALGIVTDVGAFLPMVLQQIKKMKK
- a CDS encoding cob(I)yrinic acid a,c-diamide adenosyltransferase — its product is MKIYTKTGDDGTTGLQGNLRVSKSNPRIIAYGAIDETNALLGIIQSYEIDKDIAILLNLIQNELFVIGADLSNPKLEDKKNRVTTDMISNLEKNIDKYESELVPLTNFILPGGTILASQLHHIRTVTRRAETFIIMLSEEEKINDNCIKYVNRLSDLFFVLGRVLNKRSGKKDIIWKV